A stretch of the Capsicum annuum cultivar UCD-10X-F1 chromosome 10, UCD10Xv1.1, whole genome shotgun sequence genome encodes the following:
- the LOC107845971 gene encoding NHP2-like protein 1, with the protein MTTETVNPKAYPLADAQLTTTIMDLVQQAANYKQLKKGANEATKTLNRGIAEFVVMAADTEPLEILLHLPLLAEDKNVPYVFVPSKQALGRACGVTRPVIACSVTSNEGSQLKSQIQQLKDAIEKLLI; encoded by the exons ATG ACTACAGAAACTGTGAATCCAAAAGCATACCCACTTGCGGATGCGCAGCTTACAACGACAATAATGGACTTGGTTCAACAAGCTGCTAATTATAAACAGCTTAAGAAGGGTGCTAATGAAG CTACGAAGACATTAAACAGAGGAATTGCGGAATTTGTTGTCATGGCAGCAGACACAGAACCACTAGAAATCCTTCTTCACCTTCCACTCCTTGCTGAAGATAAG AATGTCCCTTATGTTTTTGTTCCTTCAAAGCAAGCTCTTGGTCGAGCATGTGGCGTTACCCGACCTGTGATTGCTTGTTCTGTAACGAGCAACGAGGGAAGCCAGTTGAAATCACAAATACAGCAACTGAAG GATGCTATTGAGAAGCTTCTTATTTAA